From a single Arachis hypogaea cultivar Tifrunner chromosome 3, arahy.Tifrunner.gnm2.J5K5, whole genome shotgun sequence genomic region:
- the LOC112791763 gene encoding cysteine-rich receptor-like protein kinase 3, protein MDSAPFVVVLLLLFLSCLSTPSLSDPRATRAALLCTNRTEPAPSRQLFVSNFLAAMDALTPLISTKRYGAVINGTRNLTVYAFGQCMNDLSQQDCNMCFAQCKTQILTCLPFQKGTRGGSLFFDGCYLRYDDYNFFNESVTDRDTSVCNGTSNRNGVVYKRNALELVSNLSHLAPKNGGFFVGSFSRKNVSVYGLAQCWKFVNATSCKSCLADAVTRIDSCPPKEEGRAMNTGCYMRYSSQKFYYNSTTVASSSGNHGRRKLAIILAASCAALALVLAAATFVYFARKNLLKRRRDRRQFGALLDRVNRSKLNMAYEILEKATNYFNDANKLGQGASGTVYKGVLPDGNVVAIKRLSFNTTQWADLFFNEVNLISGVHHKNLVKLLGCSITGPESLLVYEYVPNQSLHDHFSARRISQPLTWEVRYKIILGIAEGLAYLHEESHVRIIHRDIKLSNILLDNDFTPKIVDFGLARLFPEDKSHLSTAIAGTLGYMAPEYIVCGKLTAKADVFSFGVLVVEIVSGRKNSSFIANSSSILQTLWSLFGSNRLAEIVDPALEGNFPSEEACRLLQIGLLCAQASAELRPSMSAVVQMINNSHEIPQPTQPPFLNSSSSELSKSSLPGYNFQPGSMTQSSGDSMTESLIEPR, encoded by the exons ATGGATTCAGCACCCTTTGTGGTTGTCCTCCTTCTCTTGTTCCTCTCTTGCTTATCAACTCCTTCGCTCTCGGACCCCAGAGCCACAAGGGCGGCCTTGCTCTGCACCAACAGGACCGAACCTGCTCCTTCCCGTCAACTCTTCGTATCAAACTTCCTTGCTGCCATGGACGCACTTACCCCTCTCATCTCAACTAAAAGGTACGGAGCAGTTATCAACGGGACTCGCAACTTAACGGTCTACGCCTTCGGCCAGTGCATGAACGATCTGTCTCAGCAAGACTGCAACATGTGCTTCGCCCAGTGCAAGACACAGATCCTCACCTGCCTTCCCTTCCAGAAAGGGACACGTGGCGGCTCTCTCTTCTTCGATGGCTGCTACCTCAG GTACGATGATTACAACTTCTTCAACGAGAGCGTCACCGATCGAGACACCTCGGTATGTAACGGCACCAGTAACAGAAACGGCGTCGTTTACAAGCGCAATGCTTTGGAGTTGGTGAGCAACTTGAGTCATCTGGCGCCCAAGAACGGCGGCTTCTTCGTTGGCTCATTCAGCCGCAAGAATGTGAGTGTTTATGGATTGGCTCAGTGCTGGAAATTTGTTAATGCAACTTCCTGTAAGAGCTGTTTGGCTGATGCTGTAACTAGAATCGATTCGTGTCCTCCCAAAGAAGAAGGGAGGGCGATGAATACTGGTTGTTACATGAGGTATTCCTCACAGAAGTTTTATTACAATTCAACCactgttgcttcttcttctggGAATCATG GACGGCGCAAGCTAGCTATAATTCTGGCTGCATCTTGTGCTGCCCTGGCTCTTGTTctggctgctgcaacatttgttTACTTTGCAAGGAAGAATCTACTCAAGAGAAGAAGAG ATAGGCGACAGTTTGGTGCACTGTTGGACAGAGTGAACCGGTCCAAGCTAAATATGGCATATGAAATCCTTGAAAAAGCTACAAATTACTTCAATGATGCAAATAAACTAGGACAAGGTGCATCAGGCACAGTTTATAAA GGAGTTCTGCCTGATGGAAATGTTGTGGCCATAAAAAGGCTTAGCTTTAACACAACACAATGGGCAGATCTTTTCTTCAATGAGGTCAATTTGATAAGTGGTGTTCATCACAAGAATCTTGTAAAGCTTTTGGGATGCAGCATTACAGGACCCGAAAGCCTTTTGGTTTATGAATATGTGCCTAACCAGAGTCTCCATGATCACTTTTCAG CTAGGAGGATTTCGCAGCCATTGACTTGGGAAGTGAGGTACAAGATCATACTAGGAATTGCTGAGGGCCTGGCCTATCTTCATGAGGAGTCTCATGTTAGAATCATTCATAGAGACATAAAATTAAGCAACATTCTGCTAGACAATGACTTCACACCgaagattgtggattttggtctTGCTAGATTGTTTCCTGAAGATAAGTCTCACCTTAGCACAGCCATTGCTGGCACACT CGGTTATATGGCTCCAGAATATATAGTTTGTGGGAAGTTGACTGCAAAAGCGGATGTATTTAGTTTTGGAGTTCTAGTTGTTGAAATTGTATCTGGCAGAAAAAACAGCTCCTTCATCGCCAATTCATCCTCTATCCTACAAACG TTGTGGAGCCTTTTCGGATCAAATAGGCTAGCCGAAATCGTTGATCCAGCCCTCGAGGGTAACTTCCCTTCAGAGGAAGCATGCAGACTACTGCAGATAGGGTTGCTTTGCGCGCAAGCATCTGCAGAGCTGCGACCATCGATGTCAGCAGTTGTTCAAATGATTAACAATAGCCACGAAATTCCTCAGCCGACGCAACCGCCGTTTCTTAATTCTAGTTCTTCAGAACTCAGCAAATCAAGTTTGCCTGGATATAATTTTCAGCCAGGATCCATGACTCAGTCTTCAGGGGACAGCATGACAGAGAGTCTTATTGAGCCTAGATGA